The Thalassotalea nanhaiensis genome has a window encoding:
- a CDS encoding SDR family oxidoreductase produces MKRQNIIITGASSGLGYTMAKQFAQLGRNLVLCARRLENLKQLKTELESINSTIQVCIVELDVNDHEQVFKVFKDAKQQFGNIDRVIVNAGIGKGASLGTGYFEANKATAMTNFVAALAQCEAALEIFREQNFGHLVTISSVSSQKGFRGAFNVYAATKAGLASLTEGIRIDLLKTPIKATTIHPGYIRTEISHATKKQPFSVDADTGCKAIVKAIEKEVGVAFVPSWPWAVMRYVLPILPLSVMRKFS; encoded by the coding sequence ATGAAAAGACAAAATATAATCATTACCGGTGCAAGTTCCGGATTGGGCTATACCATGGCCAAACAATTTGCTCAATTAGGTCGGAACCTGGTTTTGTGCGCAAGACGGTTAGAAAACCTGAAGCAATTAAAGACAGAGCTTGAAAGTATTAATTCAACAATACAAGTGTGTATAGTTGAACTTGATGTAAATGACCATGAGCAAGTATTTAAGGTATTTAAAGATGCTAAACAGCAATTTGGTAATATTGATCGTGTGATCGTTAATGCAGGAATTGGTAAAGGAGCTTCACTGGGCACTGGCTATTTCGAAGCTAATAAAGCAACTGCTATGACAAATTTTGTTGCAGCTTTAGCTCAATGTGAAGCGGCACTTGAAATATTTAGAGAGCAAAACTTTGGTCACTTGGTGACAATATCTTCAGTGAGCTCACAAAAAGGCTTCAGGGGAGCTTTTAATGTCTATGCGGCGACAAAAGCTGGATTAGCCTCACTTACTGAAGGAATACGCATTGATCTACTTAAAACGCCGATTAAGGCCACCACCATTCATCCTGGTTACATTCGCACTGAAATATCCCATGCCACTAAAAAACAACCGTTTAGTGTTGATGCGGATACTGGCTGTAAGGCGATAGTAAAGGCGATTGAAAAAGAGGTTGGTGTTGCTTTTGTACCAAGTTGGCCATGGGCAGTGATGCGTTATGTATTACCTATACTGCCGCTTTCTGTAATGCGTAAATTTAGTTGA
- a CDS encoding PA3496 family putative envelope integrity protein, translated as MTRSKVIEDVEANIGSDDYHEEISANAEKELGKADNAITRKRIDELLEKKRLKELLDEDEWEL; from the coding sequence ATGACGAGAAGTAAAGTTATTGAAGATGTCGAGGCTAATATTGGCAGTGATGACTACCATGAAGAAATTTCTGCCAACGCTGAAAAAGAGTTGGGAAAAGCAGATAATGCAATTACCCGTAAGCGCATTGATGAGTTACTTGAAAAAAAACGCTTAAAGGAATTACTTGATGAAGATGAGTGGGAACTGTAA
- a CDS encoding DUF3718 domain-containing protein, which produces MKTLTSVALAGLTSVTLLTAFTTSAAPMNPYMESALISVCKSAQSNDLLDMRKTIKSHRLSEKTVALKVVCNGEDIISFAENSGADRTANHLEKRLGDSSIVDIAQVYAVNF; this is translated from the coding sequence ATGAAAACTTTAACATCAGTAGCATTAGCAGGTTTAACATCAGTAACTTTATTAACAGCATTCACTACCAGTGCAGCGCCAATGAACCCTTATATGGAGTCAGCATTAATCAGTGTATGTAAATCAGCACAAAGCAACGATTTACTAGATATGCGTAAAACCATTAAAAGCCATCGTTTGTCAGAAAAAACAGTTGCACTAAAAGTTGTGTGTAATGGCGAAGACATTATCAGCTTTGCAGAAAATAGCGGAGCGGATAGAACTGCTAATCATTTAGAAAAACGTCTTGGTGATAGTTCAATTGTCGATATCGCACAAGTATATGCTGTTAATTTCTAA